Proteins from a genomic interval of Paenibacillus sp. FSL R5-0623:
- a CDS encoding phosphate/phosphite/phosphonate ABC transporter substrate-binding protein: protein MKKSALFLPLLILVLFLSACGSSGSTTGSANGDNSSSNASGTSTAETEKAVEGYVPTELTVQFVPSQNADTLEAKAKPLEKLLGDKLGIPVKVSVSTDYNTIIEAMASNKVDVGFLPPTAYVLAKEKGAAQVILQAQRFGVNDETGAPTEELADSYKSMFIVKKDSPIQSIEELKGKKVAYQNVTSSAGYVWPAGLLLDRGIDPLKDVTPVTLKGHDQGVIAVLNGDVDAAAIFQDARNTVAKDYPTVFEDTRVLAFTEPIPNDTIAVRTDMNADWTAKIKQAFIDIGKDTEGHQIIKEIYTHEGYVESDDSKFEIVRQYGEKVKGE, encoded by the coding sequence TTGAAGAAGTCTGCTTTATTTTTACCATTGTTGATTTTGGTTCTGTTTCTGAGTGCTTGTGGGTCTAGCGGTAGTACAACAGGTTCGGCTAACGGGGATAATTCGAGTTCCAATGCATCCGGCACGTCTACGGCAGAGACAGAGAAAGCTGTCGAAGGTTATGTGCCAACTGAATTGACGGTTCAATTTGTTCCTTCCCAGAACGCAGATACGCTTGAAGCCAAAGCGAAACCGCTGGAGAAGCTGCTTGGTGACAAACTGGGCATTCCGGTAAAAGTCAGCGTATCCACCGACTACAACACAATTATTGAAGCAATGGCTTCCAACAAAGTAGACGTAGGTTTCTTGCCTCCGACAGCTTATGTACTGGCTAAAGAAAAAGGCGCTGCACAAGTTATTCTGCAAGCACAACGTTTTGGTGTAAATGATGAGACAGGTGCTCCAACCGAAGAGTTGGCGGATTCTTATAAATCCATGTTCATTGTAAAAAAAGATTCGCCGATTCAATCCATCGAAGAACTTAAAGGTAAAAAGGTTGCTTATCAAAACGTAACGTCTTCCGCAGGTTATGTATGGCCAGCAGGTCTGTTGTTGGACAGAGGCATTGATCCATTAAAAGATGTAACACCTGTAACGTTGAAAGGTCATGACCAAGGTGTTATCGCTGTATTGAACGGTGATGTTGATGCAGCAGCTATTTTCCAAGATGCCCGCAACACGGTAGCTAAAGACTATCCGACTGTATTTGAAGATACACGTGTACTGGCGTTCACTGAGCCTATTCCTAACGATACCATTGCCGTTCGTACAGACATGAATGCAGATTGGACTGCGAAGATCAAACAAGCCTTCATCGATATCGGTAAAGATACTGAAGGACACCAGATCATCAAAGAAATCTATACACATGAAGGTTATGTAGAGTCCGATGATAGCAAGTTTGAGATCGTTCGTCAGTATGGCGAAAAAGTGAAAGGTGAATAA
- the phnC gene encoding phosphonate ABC transporter ATP-binding protein yields the protein MIELHNVTKTYANGTKGLDNINLKFEQGEFIAVVGLSGAGKSTLLRSINRLHDISEGEILINGSSITKAQGKRLRMIRRDIGMIFQSFNLVKRSSVLRNVLAGRVGYHSTMRTILGRFPKEDIELAFTALDRVNISEKAYSRADQLSGGQQQRVAIARVLAQEAKIILADEPVASLDPLTTKQVMDDLKRINQDLGITTIVNLHFIDLAREYATRIVGLRAGEVVFDGPVEEATDERFAEIYGRPILADELLDKQAVHEQGEVVV from the coding sequence ATGATTGAGCTTCATAACGTTACCAAAACTTACGCTAACGGAACCAAGGGCCTGGATAATATTAATCTGAAATTTGAGCAGGGTGAATTCATTGCTGTTGTGGGTCTGTCCGGTGCAGGTAAATCAACGCTCTTACGCTCCATTAACCGGCTGCACGACATTAGTGAGGGCGAGATTCTGATTAACGGAAGTTCCATCACGAAGGCACAAGGCAAACGGCTGCGCATGATCAGACGTGACATCGGCATGATCTTCCAGAGTTTCAATCTGGTGAAACGGTCCAGTGTACTACGTAACGTACTCGCTGGACGGGTTGGATATCATTCCACTATGCGTACCATTCTGGGTCGTTTTCCAAAAGAGGATATTGAACTGGCATTCACTGCGCTGGATCGTGTGAATATCTCGGAGAAAGCTTATTCCCGTGCAGATCAGTTGTCTGGTGGACAACAACAGCGTGTCGCTATTGCCCGTGTACTGGCACAGGAAGCAAAAATCATTCTGGCCGACGAACCGGTTGCTTCACTTGACCCGCTTACAACAAAACAGGTCATGGATGACCTGAAACGCATCAATCAAGACCTTGGGATTACTACGATCGTTAACCTTCACTTTATTGATCTGGCGAGAGAGTATGCGACCCGTATTGTCGGATTGCGAGCAGGTGAGGTGGTCTTCGACGGCCCGGTGGAAGAGGCAACGGATGAGCGCTTTGCAGAGATTTACGGCAGACCAATTCTGGCTGACGAATTGTTGGACAAGCAGGCTGTGCATGAGCAGGGAGAAGTTGTGGTATGA